Proteins found in one Oncorhynchus mykiss isolate Arlee chromosome 3, USDA_OmykA_1.1, whole genome shotgun sequence genomic segment:
- the LOC110517613 gene encoding metal regulatory transcription factor 1, whose translation MSERGPRTEASMFLQVEVDHLERDDKEDNDEDKMAHYDDDDKDDDDLMSAPSGSRVYDRTTVLIEQDPIRLDEEGEEDHGHCVGGDHDDGGTFLVDEEEEEEDEEGSMTFMGDQDGMSQGYVHHTISPDQIQFIINPGSMAMPRNIEGATLTLHSECPETKQREVKRYQCMFEGCTRTYSTAGNLRTHQKTHRGEYTFVCNQLGCGKAFLTSYSLKIHVRVHTKEKPFECDVQGCEKAFNTLYRLKAHQRLHTGKTFNCESEGCTKYFTTLSDLRKHIRTHTGEKPFRCDHDGCGKAFAASHHLKTHVRTHTGEKPFNCPSNGCEKAFSSQYSLKSHVRGHGDKGQPFSVTLTHPLSEDANHSLCLSDLSLISTDSELRENIYNSQNLDLNNVTPVRIFELMFQSPENSVSQDDAHPHESLVKAFGQETGQSTMGDGSTPISFSFSLVPSSSSSCSHPHYHPHSDTTSTTVLEASSQLPLSQTPSSQPPASPATISNVTAISSTQPLATFVPLPTAMQTPDMPAPNVALPVQTTPIVPSSAPVLVPGPALANAALGTVVAATPTETVPLPAVAHTHTVPLASNTNPALAPPASAPTIAPSHSHTQSLLQPSIVMSDQNLQWILNTAANSQQNPEQAPHGGPKVEKVFFTTAIPVGGNLGNSVQQIGLSLPVIIIKQEESCQCQCACRDSSKDKLSNKSSNASAAPQQQPTVLPAPLPPSAPVALPFPPVLPPAPSSPLCCLLPLTSEVNESPPLPQTGAVLGPGSPSTSVQTFPPGVATATTNSPPITSMVAKPSVSEFLSLQSPESTANIEALLLVTSNDDFTLATAGTSTTTNP comes from the exons ATGAGCGAGCGTGGCCCTCGCACGGAGGCCTCCATGTTTTTGCAGGTGGAGGTGGACCACCTTGAGCGCGATGACAAAGAGGACAACGATGAAGACAAGATGGCGCACTACGACGACGACGACAAAGATGACGATGACCTGATGTCGGCACCCTCGGGCTCCCGCGTCTACGACCGCACTACGGTGCTCATCGAGCAGGACCCCATCCGGCTGgacgaggagggagaggaggaccatGGACACTGTGTCGGGGGGGACCACGACGATGGGGGCACTTTCCTggttgatgaagaggaggaggaggaagatgaggaaggcTCTATGACCTTCATGGGCGACCAGGACGGCATGTCGCAGGGATACGTGCATCACACCATCTCGCCCGACCAGATCCAGTTCATCATCAACCCGGGGTCCATGGCCATGCCACGCAACATCGAGGGGGCCACCCTCACCCTGCACTCGGAGTGTCCGGAGACCAAGCAAAGAGAG GTGAAGCGGTACCAGTGTATGTTTGAGGGCTGCACACGGACCTACAGCACGGCGGGCAACCTGCGCACACACCAGAAGACCCACCGGGGCGAGTACACGTTTGTGTGCAACCAGTTGGGCTGCGGCAAGGCCTTCCTCACCTCCTACAGCCTGAAGATCCACGTGCGCGTTCACACCAAGGAGAAGCCCTTTGAGTGCGACGTGCAGGGCTGCGAGAAGGCCTTCAACACTCTGTACAG ACTGAAAGCGCACCAGAGACTGCACACAGGGAAGACGTTCAACTGCGAATCGGAGGGATGCACAAAGTACTTTACCACACTCAGTGACCTGAGGAAGCACATTCGCACTCATACAGGGGAGAAACCATTCCG GTGTGACCATGATGGTTGCGGCAAGGCGTTTGCTGCCAGCCATCACCTAAAGACGCACGTGCGGACACACACAG GGGAGAAGCCTTTCAACTGTCCCAGCAACGGCTGTGAGAAAGCATTCAGCAGCCAGTACAGTTTGAAGAGTCACGTCAGGGGCCATGGGGACAAGGGCCAGCCCTTCAGTGTCACCCTCACTCACCCCCTGTCCGAG GATGCAAATCATTCACTGTGCCTCAGTGACTTGAGCCTCATCTCGACTGACTCTGAGCTCAGAGAAAACATCTACAAT TCTCAGAACTTGGACTTGAACAATGTTACCCCCGTGAGGATCTTCGAGCTCATGTTCCAGAGTCCGGAGAACAGTGTCAGTCAAGACGATGCACATCCTCACG AGAGCCTTGTCAAAGCTTTTGGCCAGGAGACTGGTCAGTCCACCATGGGCGATGGATCcacccccatctccttctcattctcccttgTCCCTTCCTCCTCATCGTCCTGTTCCCACCCACACTATCACCCTCACTCcgacaccacctccaccactgtCCTGGAGGCTTCCTCCCAGCTCCCTCTTAGCCAAACCCCCTCTTCCCAACCGCCAGCATCTCCTGCCACCATTAGTAATGTTACCGCAATCAGCTCCACCCAGCCCCTTGCCACCTTCGTACCCTTACCCACTGCCATGCAGACACCAGATATGCCTGCCCCCAACGTGGCGCTGCCCGTCCAGACCACTCCAATAGTGCCCTCTTCTGCGCCAGTATTGGTGCCAGGCCCAGCCCTCGCCAACGCGGCTCTGGGCACTGTagttgctgccacccccacagagactgTGCCGCTGCCGGCcgtggctcacacacacaccgtgcctTTGGCCAGCAACACCAACCCTGCCCTGGCGCCCCCAGCCTCTGCCCCCACCATCGCCCCAAGTCACAGCCACACCCAGAGCCTGCTGCAGCCCAGCATCGTAATGTCCGACCAGAACCTGCAGTGGATCCTTAACACCGCTGCCAACAGCCAACAGAACCCAGAGCAAGCG CCACACGGAGGTCCAAAAGTGGAGAAGGTCTTCTTTACCACAGCCATACCAGTAGGAGGCAATTTAG GCAACTCTGTCCAGCAGATCGGCCTCAGCCTGCCCGTCATCATCATCAAACAGGAGGAGTCCTGCCAGTGCCAGTGTGCCTGCAGGGACTCTTCTAAAGACAAGCTCTCGAACAAGAGCAGCAACGCCTCGGCAGCACCACAACAACAGCCCACAGTCCTCCCCGCTCCTCTACCACCCTCCGCTCCCGTGGCACTGCCCTTTCCCCCCGTACTCCCCCCGGCACCCTCTTCCCCCTTGTGCTGCCTCCTACCGCTCACCTCGGAAGTGAACGagtcccctcctcttccccaaaCAGGAGCGGTACTAGGACCGGGTAGCCCCTCGACCTCTGTACAGACGTTCCCCCCAGGAGTGGCCACGGCGACCACCAACTCCCCTCCTATCACGTCCATGGTGGCCAAACCATCCGTGTCGGAATTCCTGTCCCTGCAGAGCCCCGAGAGCACGGCCAACATCGAGGCTCTGCTACTGGTGACCAGCAATGATGACTTCACTCTGGCCACCGCTggcaccagcaccaccaccaacCCCTAG
- the LOC110517587 gene encoding type II inositol 1,4,5-trisphosphate 5-phosphatase isoform X2 has product MESFGNLAAILVNRKNVRNSQDVCKSPKEAPKFEWLHKYRKASKGQGGIKQTLVPLGTAHTKISQHKKTGNSLNAVSRSPVEGNKRVNSGVEHPRVESGPESQGKVKREGWDELKREGRDDLVRQSSHTASNKATMLAMPQFGLRDNLVRCELLKNEDIYTYLENFSFFLGTYNVNGQTPKEGLRPWLGSTSTPPDMYCVGFQELDLSKEAFFFNDTPKETEWMKAVSEGLHPGAKYALVKLVRLVGIMLLFYVRNEHAKHISEMEAETVGTGIMGRMGNKGAVAIRFRFHNSDICVVNSHLAAHIEEYERRNQDYKDICSRLLFRQHDPALAPLAIMKHDVVLWLGDLNYRLSDLDVDNVKDLIAKKDFETLHSYDQLKRQIDEKAVFVGFVEGEIGFLPTYKYDTGSDQWDTSEKCRVPAWCDRILWRGKNVRQLHYQSHMALKTSDHKPVSSLLEIGIKLVNEESYKKTFEEIVRSLDKMENECIPSLTLSTREFQFKDVKFMQHQAETLTLHNDGQVPCQFEFIQKLDEPTYCKPWLTANPAKGFIAQGGNMDIDLEVFVNRSTATELNAGRQQIEDILVLHLERGKDYFLSVSGNYLPSCFGSSIQTLCQLRDPIQEMPLETLRELTSSGDETRTVIIDKPLDIPKEIWQMVDHLYRNAPKQGELFQQPGLRSEFVEIRDCLDTGMPDSLPGSNHSVAEALLLFLDALPEPVVPFSLYQQCLECCSNTSQCKKVVSLLPQCHKNVFNYIAAFLRELLKHSTHNNLDVNILATIFAALLLRSPTKQDLAEKRKTQEFFQHFLVQDLS; this is encoded by the exons ATGGAAAGTTTTGGTAACCTGGCAGCTATTCTTGTAAACaggaagaatgtgagaaactcgcAAG ATGTTTGCAAGTCTCCCAAGGAAGCACCGAAGTTTGAGTGGCTCCACAAGTACCGCAAAGCCTCCAAAGGCCAAGGTGGCATCAAACAGACCCTTGTACCCTTGGGAACGGCACACACCAAGATCAGCCAGCATAAGAAAACAG GGAACTCATTGAACGCAGTAAGCAGATCCCCAGTAGAAGGGAACAAGAGGGTGAACAGTGGAGTGGAGCACCCCAGAGTGGAGTCCGGCCCAGAGAG CCAAGGGAAAGTGAAGCGGGAGGGCTGGGATGAGCTGAAGCGCGAGGGCAGAGATGACCTGGTACGCCAGTCCAGCCACACAGCGTCCAACAAAGCCACAATGCTAGCCATGCCGCAGTTTGGCCTGCGCGACAACCTCGTCCGCTGTGAGCTGCTCAAGAACGAGGACATCTACACCTACCTGGAGAATTTCAG tttCTTCCTAGGCACGTACAATGTGAACGGCCAAACCCCCAAAGAAGGCCTCCGTCCATGGCTGGGTTCCACATCCACTCCCCCTGACATGTACTGCGTGGG GTTCCAGGAGCTGGAcctgagcaaggaggccttcttCTTCAACGACACGCCCAAGGAGACAGAGTGGATGAAGGCTGTGTCTGAGGGGCTGCATCCAGGCGCCAAGTACGCCTTA GTGAAACTGGTTCGTCTGGTGGGCATCATGCTGCTGTTCTATGTGAGGAATGAGCACGCCAAGCACATCTCTGAGATGGAGGCAGAGACCGTGGGCACCGGCATCATGGGTAGAatg GGAAACAAAGGTGCTGTGGCCATCCGCTTCCGCTTCCACAACTCTGACATATGTGTGGTCAACTCCCACCTGGCCGCCCACATTGAGGAGTACGAGAGGCGCAACCAGGACTACAAGGACATCTGCAGCAGGCTGCTTTTCCGCCAGCACGACCCCGCCCTGGCCCCACTCGCCATCATGAAGCATGA TGTGGTCCTATGGCTGGGAGATCTCAACTACAGGCTAAGTGACCTTGATGTCGACAATGTGAAGGACTTAATCGCCAAGAAGGATTTTGAAACGCTGCACAGTTATGACCAG CTGAAGAGGCAGATCGATGAGAAGGCTGTTTTCGTGGGCTTTGTGGAGGGAGAAATCGGCTTCCTGCCCACTTACAAATACGACACCGGCTCCGATCAATGGGACACAAG TGAAAAGTGTCGTGTGCCGGCGTGGTGTGACCGGATCTTGTGGCGAGGCAAGAATGTGCGGCAGCTGCACTACCAGAGTCACATGGCCCTGAAGACCAGCGACCACAAGCCAGTCAGCTCCCTGCTGGAGATAGGG ATCAAGCTGGTGAACGAAGAGTCCTACAAAAAGACATTTGAGGAAATTGTGCGCTCGCTGGACAAGATGGAGAACGAGTGCATTccatccctaaccctatccaCGCGAGAG TTCCAGTTCAAAGACGTGAAGTTCATGCAGCACCAGGCAGAGACTCTGACCCTCCACAACGACGGACAGGTCCCGTGCCAGTTTGAGTTCATCCAGAAGCTGGATGAGCCCACCTACTGCAAGCCCTGGCTCACCGCCAACCCGGCCAAGGGCTTCATCGCTCAGG GCGGCAACATGGACATCGACCTGGAGGTGTTTGTGAACCGCTCCACCGCCACGGAGCTCAACGCAGGCCGCCAGCAAATCGAGGACATCTTGGTGCTCCACCTGGAGCGGGGAAAGGACTACTTTCTCTCTGTGTCGGGCAACTACCTACCCAGCTGCTTCGGCTCGTCCATCCAGACCCTGTGTCAGCTGAGGGACCCCATCCAGGAAATGCCCCTGGAGACCCTCCGGGAGCTG ACGTCATCAGGCGATGAGACCAGAACCGTAATCATCGATAAGCCCCTGGATATCCCTAAAGAGATATGGCAGATGGTGGACCACCTATACCGTAATGCTCCTAAACAG GGGGAACTATTTCAACAACCTGGGCTCCGCAGTGAATTTGTGGAGATAAGGGATTGCCTTGACACTGGCATGCCAGACTCTCTCC CTGGCAGTAACCACTCTGTGGCAGAAGCACTGCTCCTCTTCCTCGATGCCCTCCCTGAGCCTGTGGTCCCCTTCTCCCTGTACCAGCAGTGCCTGGAGTGCTGCTCCAACACCAGTCAGTGTAAAAAG GTTGTATCCTTGTTACCTCAGTGCCATAAAAACGTGTTTAACTATATAGCGGCTTTTCTCCGTGAGTTGTTGaagcattctacacacaataacctggATGTCAACATTTTAG CCACCATTTTTGCTGCCTTGCTACTGAGGTCACCCACGAAGCAGGACCTTGCAGAGAAGAGGAAGACGCAAGAGTTCTTTCAGCATTTCCTAGTCCAGGACCTCTCTTGA
- the LOC110517587 gene encoding type II inositol 1,4,5-trisphosphate 5-phosphatase isoform X3, with amino-acid sequence MYSQHSLHEQVLGHCTAHNAWKPYLEMSRAIKDTGNSLNAVSRSPVEGNKRVNSGVEHPRVESGPESQGKVKREGWDELKREGRDDLVRQSSHTASNKATMLAMPQFGLRDNLVRCELLKNEDIYTYLENFSFFLGTYNVNGQTPKEGLRPWLGSTSTPPDMYCVGFQELDLSKEAFFFNDTPKETEWMKAVSEGLHPGAKYALVKLVRLVGIMLLFYVRNEHAKHISEMEAETVGTGIMGRMGNKGAVAIRFRFHNSDICVVNSHLAAHIEEYERRNQDYKDICSRLLFRQHDPALAPLAIMKHDVVLWLGDLNYRLSDLDVDNVKDLIAKKDFETLHSYDQLKRQIDEKAVFVGFVEGEIGFLPTYKYDTGSDQWDTSEKCRVPAWCDRILWRGKNVRQLHYQSHMALKTSDHKPVSSLLEIGIKLVNEESYKKTFEEIVRSLDKMENECIPSLTLSTREFQFKDVKFMQHQAETLTLHNDGQVPCQFEFIQKLDEPTYCKPWLTANPAKGFIAQGGNMDIDLEVFVNRSTATELNAGRQQIEDILVLHLERGKDYFLSVSGNYLPSCFGSSIQTLCQLRDPIQEMPLETLRELTSSGDETRTVIIDKPLDIPKEIWQMVDHLYRNAPKQGELFQQPGLRSEFVEIRDCLDTGMPDSLPGSNHSVAEALLLFLDALPEPVVPFSLYQQCLECCSNTSQCKKVVSLLPQCHKNVFNYIAAFLRELLKHSTHNNLDVNILATIFAALLLRSPTKQDLAEKRKTQEFFQHFLVQDLS; translated from the exons atgtattctcaaCATTCCTTGCACGAACAGGTCCTTGGACATTGCACTGCACATAATGCGTGGAAGCCCTACTTGGAGATGTCTAGGGCGATTAAAGACACTG GGAACTCATTGAACGCAGTAAGCAGATCCCCAGTAGAAGGGAACAAGAGGGTGAACAGTGGAGTGGAGCACCCCAGAGTGGAGTCCGGCCCAGAGAG CCAAGGGAAAGTGAAGCGGGAGGGCTGGGATGAGCTGAAGCGCGAGGGCAGAGATGACCTGGTACGCCAGTCCAGCCACACAGCGTCCAACAAAGCCACAATGCTAGCCATGCCGCAGTTTGGCCTGCGCGACAACCTCGTCCGCTGTGAGCTGCTCAAGAACGAGGACATCTACACCTACCTGGAGAATTTCAG tttCTTCCTAGGCACGTACAATGTGAACGGCCAAACCCCCAAAGAAGGCCTCCGTCCATGGCTGGGTTCCACATCCACTCCCCCTGACATGTACTGCGTGGG GTTCCAGGAGCTGGAcctgagcaaggaggccttcttCTTCAACGACACGCCCAAGGAGACAGAGTGGATGAAGGCTGTGTCTGAGGGGCTGCATCCAGGCGCCAAGTACGCCTTA GTGAAACTGGTTCGTCTGGTGGGCATCATGCTGCTGTTCTATGTGAGGAATGAGCACGCCAAGCACATCTCTGAGATGGAGGCAGAGACCGTGGGCACCGGCATCATGGGTAGAatg GGAAACAAAGGTGCTGTGGCCATCCGCTTCCGCTTCCACAACTCTGACATATGTGTGGTCAACTCCCACCTGGCCGCCCACATTGAGGAGTACGAGAGGCGCAACCAGGACTACAAGGACATCTGCAGCAGGCTGCTTTTCCGCCAGCACGACCCCGCCCTGGCCCCACTCGCCATCATGAAGCATGA TGTGGTCCTATGGCTGGGAGATCTCAACTACAGGCTAAGTGACCTTGATGTCGACAATGTGAAGGACTTAATCGCCAAGAAGGATTTTGAAACGCTGCACAGTTATGACCAG CTGAAGAGGCAGATCGATGAGAAGGCTGTTTTCGTGGGCTTTGTGGAGGGAGAAATCGGCTTCCTGCCCACTTACAAATACGACACCGGCTCCGATCAATGGGACACAAG TGAAAAGTGTCGTGTGCCGGCGTGGTGTGACCGGATCTTGTGGCGAGGCAAGAATGTGCGGCAGCTGCACTACCAGAGTCACATGGCCCTGAAGACCAGCGACCACAAGCCAGTCAGCTCCCTGCTGGAGATAGGG ATCAAGCTGGTGAACGAAGAGTCCTACAAAAAGACATTTGAGGAAATTGTGCGCTCGCTGGACAAGATGGAGAACGAGTGCATTccatccctaaccctatccaCGCGAGAG TTCCAGTTCAAAGACGTGAAGTTCATGCAGCACCAGGCAGAGACTCTGACCCTCCACAACGACGGACAGGTCCCGTGCCAGTTTGAGTTCATCCAGAAGCTGGATGAGCCCACCTACTGCAAGCCCTGGCTCACCGCCAACCCGGCCAAGGGCTTCATCGCTCAGG GCGGCAACATGGACATCGACCTGGAGGTGTTTGTGAACCGCTCCACCGCCACGGAGCTCAACGCAGGCCGCCAGCAAATCGAGGACATCTTGGTGCTCCACCTGGAGCGGGGAAAGGACTACTTTCTCTCTGTGTCGGGCAACTACCTACCCAGCTGCTTCGGCTCGTCCATCCAGACCCTGTGTCAGCTGAGGGACCCCATCCAGGAAATGCCCCTGGAGACCCTCCGGGAGCTG ACGTCATCAGGCGATGAGACCAGAACCGTAATCATCGATAAGCCCCTGGATATCCCTAAAGAGATATGGCAGATGGTGGACCACCTATACCGTAATGCTCCTAAACAG GGGGAACTATTTCAACAACCTGGGCTCCGCAGTGAATTTGTGGAGATAAGGGATTGCCTTGACACTGGCATGCCAGACTCTCTCC CTGGCAGTAACCACTCTGTGGCAGAAGCACTGCTCCTCTTCCTCGATGCCCTCCCTGAGCCTGTGGTCCCCTTCTCCCTGTACCAGCAGTGCCTGGAGTGCTGCTCCAACACCAGTCAGTGTAAAAAG GTTGTATCCTTGTTACCTCAGTGCCATAAAAACGTGTTTAACTATATAGCGGCTTTTCTCCGTGAGTTGTTGaagcattctacacacaataacctggATGTCAACATTTTAG CCACCATTTTTGCTGCCTTGCTACTGAGGTCACCCACGAAGCAGGACCTTGCAGAGAAGAGGAAGACGCAAGAGTTCTTTCAGCATTTCCTAGTCCAGGACCTCTCTTGA